From the Kitasatospora atroaurantiaca genome, the window CCGCCGGACCAGCCCTTCGCCAACGCACTCAAGGCAGGCTGCGAACGCGCCCTGCTCGAACAGTTCGGCGAACGCTCGTCCGTCCTCAACTGCGGGCTCCTCTATGGCCCGCACGAACCGATCGGACGACTGCCCTGGTGGCTGGAACGGATCGCCCGGGGCGGCCGCGTGCTCGCCCCCGGCGACCCGGACCGGCCGATGCAACTGATCGACGCCAGGGACTTCGCCGCCTTCGGCCTCGACCTCATCGACCACGGCCTGGCCGGACGCTTCGTCACCACCGCACCGACCGGCCACACCACCTACGGCCAGTTCCTGGACGCCTGCATCCAGGCCACCGGATCGGACGCCGAACTGGTCTGGACCGACGACGCCACCCTGCTCGCCGCCGACGTCCAGCCCTGGACCGAACTGCCCCTCTGGGCCCCCAACACCCCGGACTGGCAGGGAACCTGGCGTGCCGACAGCTCCAAGGCGGCTGCCGCGGGACTGCACTGCCGACCGGTCACCGAAACCGCCAAAGACACCTGGACCTGGCTACGCAACGGCGGCTGCGCCAACGTCACCTACACCCAAGGACTCACCGGAATCCCCATCGGCATCCAGCCCGAAAAGGAGCAACGGATCCTGGCCGGCTGACACCCACGAACGCCGGACAGGCCACCACCCACCCCGCACGGCACCACCACCCACCCCACCCCGCACAATCACCCGCCCGCCCGGCGGACGACGCCGCCCCGATACCGCGCACGGTTCACCCTTGCGAAGGCCCGTCGGGCGCTGCTGGAAACCACACACGAGCCTCTCCCCTACTGGTCTCGGGTACCTGACAAGCCACCGACACCAGAGCGGACCGCGCGACCCCGGGGCGAACAGCTCGGCCGGTTCGTCCACCGCGCCCGTACCGAGCGGGCGCAGCCGGACGCGGAA encodes:
- a CDS encoding NAD-dependent epimerase/dehydratase family protein: MKILMLGGSKFLGRAYVAEALSRGHEVTTFNRGISGGDLDGTEAVHGDRTRLEDLERLVDGRRWDAVIDTSGQQPYDVAQTARLLRGRADHYSFVSSVHAFTDWPAKPVDETSKTLHCPADTPPDQPFANALKAGCERALLEQFGERSSVLNCGLLYGPHEPIGRLPWWLERIARGGRVLAPGDPDRPMQLIDARDFAAFGLDLIDHGLAGRFVTTAPTGHTTYGQFLDACIQATGSDAELVWTDDATLLAADVQPWTELPLWAPNTPDWQGTWRADSSKAAAAGLHCRPVTETAKDTWTWLRNGGCANVTYTQGLTGIPIGIQPEKEQRILAG